ATCGCTGATTGACGGCCAGATTAAGTTCCAGAACTTCTACTTTTTCATCACGCAACGAAGCATTCTGAACTTCGATCGGCGTCTGTAGCGGTTTGGCGGCTGTCGTCGTTTCAGGAGCCGCTTTACTCTCCACTTCCACTGGTTTTTCGTTTTGTTTTTTGATCCAGTATGACCAGCCGGTCCCGGCGAGAATCACAATTCCCAACATCCAGCTGATATAACGCTTGCCCTGCATGGCGACTTGGTCCAGAATAGATAAAGAAAACTAACGAATAGAGCTCTGGTGATACTTTTGAGATGCAAAAGTTATCAGCAATAATGATTTAGTGAAAGACGAATTCGGCCTTCAGACGCCGATTCTTTGTTCCACAGGGGGATCCGATGCGAACCGTGTTTCAGGCGTTTCTGGCAGTTTTATGTTTGATGTCTCACTTTCAGAGCGAAGCAGCCGCTGAGGACGTCAAAAAAGCGACGCATCCTAATATTGTCTTTCTGCTCAGTGACGACCAACGACCCGATACAATCGGAGCACTGGGTAACAAGATCATCAAAACGCCGAATTTGGATCAACTGGTCAAACAGGGAACCAGTTTCACGCGGGCCGTCTGTGCGAATCCGATCTGTACACCGAGCCGGGCTGAGATTATGACCGGAGTGAGCGGCTTTCATAACGGATCGATGGATTTCGGCAAACCGATCAAGAAGGAACTGACGACCTGGTCTCAGGCGATGCACAACGCCAGCTATAACTCATGGTACGTGGGCAAATGGCACAACGACGGGAAACCCGTGATGCGGGGTTATGACGAAACGCTGGGGCTCTTTACCGGCGGCGGCGGTCGCTGGGCCGTTCCCTCATACGATGGTAACGGTTTGCTCGTGACTGGATATCGGGGTTGGATCTTTCAGGATGACGATCAAAACATGTTTCCCCAGAAAGGAGTCGGCCTGTCTTCCAATATCAGCGAGCATTTTGCGGACGCCGCAATTGAATTCATCGAACGCAAACATGAAAAACCATACTTCCTGCATGTTTGCTTCACGGCACCCCACGATCCGCTGCTGATGCCGATTGGCTACGAACAATATTACGATCCGAAGAAAATGCCGGTCCCCGTGAACTTTCAGCCCGAGCATCCCTTTGAGCATGGGAACAAGTATGGTCGCGATGAAAAACTCCTTCCCTGGCCGCGGACGAAACAGATCGTGCAGAACGATTTATCCCTGTACTACTCGATCGTTTCGCATCTGGATGCCCAGGTGGGTCGAATTGTGGACGCCCTGAAAAAATCGGGGCAGTGGGACAACACGATTCTGATTTACTCCAGCGATCACGGTCTGGCGATGGGCAGTCACGGTTTGCGGGGAAAACAGAATATGTATGAGCACACGGTCGGCGTACCGTTGATTATGGTCGGGCCTGGCATTCCCGCGGACAAGCGATCATCGGCTCAATGTTACCTGCGCGATTTATATCCTACATCCTGTGATCTCGCCGGTGTTCCGATTCCGAAAACCGTGGAAGCGAAGAGTCTCAAGCCCGTGCTGACTGGTGATAAAGAAGCGATCTATGACGAAGTCTATTGTTACTTCCGTAATTTCCAGCGCATGATTCGGACCGATCGCTGGAAGCTGATCGTCTATCCGCACCTGAATCGGGTCCAGCTGTTTGATCTGAAACAGGACCCGCTTGAGCAACATGATCTGTCTCAGGATCCCCAGCATCAGCAGATTCGTGATTCGCTGCATCGCAAACTAAACGACTGGCGAAAGCAGCAGAACGATGTGTCGCTCGCATCGGCAAAAAAATCCTGAAGCGATGGCCGACTGACGCAAAAATGATTTCCCCTGCGTGTCAATCTGATGGCGCAACGCTGCCTCTGGTTGATTTTACAATACCGAGTGTCGCCTCGGCGTTTTGTTTTCATATTTTGTAAGTGCTTATTTAAATAGGATTTAGAACCAGCCGTTTAACCGCCAGACACCAAACCGGCATAATTGGCATATTTTACGCTCTTCTCTTAAATCGTTCACATCACAACGCGGGCAGTTACGATTTAGCCAAAAGGGGAGAGTCATGATGATCCAGAATAAAGTCCGTTTGCTCAAGCGGCCGTTTCGTGTCCTACTGTCACTGGCATTGATCGGGGGAATTTGCGGTGCCCCAGCAATGGCGGCCGACAAGTCATCCAGAAAATCATCGAGCAGCAATGATCGCAGCAGTTCCAAGCGTTCTTCGAGCCGGGCCAGCCACTCCAAAAGTTTGAGCCGATCAAGCAGCAGCCGATCTCAGAGTAGTCGACCCAAGTCGTCTTCACTGAGCAAATCGCGTCCTTCACGAAATGTATTCAAAAACATTTCCGATAAGTCAACACCCAAAGTCATCAATCGTGGTTCGAGCAAATCGAAATCAAAACCGTCTTTTAAGGTCGCTCCCAAAACCACGCGACCAGGTACCAGGCTTCCACACTTCGGGAAAACGAGTGGGCTCAAATTCGATACCAAAGATCGGAAGCCGCGCGTTCCCAATCGCAAGGTACCTGATCGAAAAATTCCCAATGTAAAAATTCCTGATCGAAAACCGAATACGGGCAAATTTGTTCCGAAGCCAGGAAAGCAGACACGCCCTTCAAAACCGGGAAGCAATAATGTTTTCAAACCAGGCAAGGGAACCTTCGTTCCTAAACCGGGAAAAAATACGACACGGCCGAAACCGGGAAAAGGGAACAACAATGTATTCAAACCGGGTAAAGGAAACTTCGTCCCCAAGCCAGGACATGGAAACAACAATGTCTTCAAGCCGGGCAAAGGAAAGTTTGACCCCAAACCAGGTAAAGGAAATCGGATTCCGCCCATCAAAGATATTTCACGCGGCGATTCTGTGAAGAAACCAGGTAAGACCCGCTATCCCGGTGTGTTTGATCCCTCAAAGCTCAAGGATTTATCCAAAGGGAATGGAAAGCGTAAAGGCCCCGGACACAAGTGGCTGGGTAAGAATGGTGTGCCTTTGAAGAAAGATCTGTTCAAAGATAAAAACATCAAGCCCATCCGTCCCAGTCTGGAAAAACAACTGAAAGTCGGAAAATTAAATACTCTGATTCATAGTAAAAAAGCCAAACACTGGAACATGAAGAAGCAGTTCGAGCTGCACAAAAAAGGGGACGTCGCTCGTCAGTTGCACTTGCACAAGAATCTGTTGAAGCACGGCGGTTGGCGGAACCGAAGCCTGTTCGGCAAGATGGCCAATTCCTTCACCACAACACACTTTGGTGCCTGGTACGCTGGTCCCGGGTTCTACCCCAGCTACTGCTGGAGCCCTCACTGGAGTGCCTGGGTTGACTGGTGTTGGTGGGACTGGTGTCACCCGATCTGTGACCCTCGTCCGATCATCTGCCGTCCGATTATCTGTGATCCCTGTGCTCCCTGGGGCTGGTATGAATGTCCAATCTGGCAACCACTGCCCATCGTCACCTGCGGTACCTGGATTGACGTGGAACCAATCGTGATCGATGCAGGACTCGACCTGCAGATGCTGGCTGTTCGCTTTGTTGACTCGGGTCATCCCGAACAGGAACTGGGACCTCGCTTCCGCGTCTGGTTCCGCAACAACAGTGACGTCGATATCAACGCACCATTCAACGTCATGCTACTCGCTTCCAACTCACGCGAATTAGAAGCTGGTGTGCCGGAAGCAGGATCACGCGTTGATAACATCGCTGCAGGACAGATCCAGTCTGTCGATATCCGTCTGCCGTTCGCCGCCAGTCAGATGTCAATCGACGAAGAAGGCAATCAACTCCCTTTCGAACAGCTGCACGTCTTGATCGATTCCCATCGTGAAATTCCGGAAGCGTTCGAAGAAAACAACGGAGCCGTCATGGCACGCGTCGACGTGTTGCCTGTTGACCCCGCTTTGTTCTCAACGGATACGGACGTTGTTGTCAGTGGTACACTGGTCAATCTGGCCGGTGAAGGTCTGGGACCAGAGCCAGGAAAAGTTCTGGTCTCTCTCAATGGAATGAACTTTGAAGCGGAAATTTACGGCTGGTACGACCTGGGCGTGCAGGTCAAGATGCCCGAACTGCCTCTGCTGGACGTTGCGGAAGCGAATCTGGTTGTCGTACGCGGCGACGGAGCCGTTTCGAATCCGGTCGATGTGGAGTTTGCACCACAGGTGGCTGCCGTCATCGTTGAGTAACGGAAGTGTGCGAGAGATGGCTTGGAGCCATCTCAAGTTCCGAGCAGGGAGCAGACAACGTGTCTGCTCCCTTTTTTCGTAGATCGACAAAGCGGATTGCACTACAATTCGTCTTGAAAATCTCTGCTTGCTTTGACTCTTGCATTTCGAGGCCGTTCTTCTGAAAACCTTTCTCCACGAATTCTGGTTGTTTGGAATCAAGCAGGCGTCGGCCTGCATCTTCGGCGGCTTTCTGCTGGCGATGATGATCCTCACACGGTTCTGGTATCCGTTTGACTTTTTATATCGATACGATTTTCTGTTCCTGGCGGCGGTCGCGTTTCAGATCTTCCTGTTGTGCTTTCGTCTCGAATCGCCGCGGGAAGCAGTGGTCATTCTCATCTTCCACTTTGTGGCAACGGTGATGGAACTGTTTAAGACGTCCGACGGCATTCGCTCATGGCAGTATCCGGAACCGTTTGTGATCGGCATAGGAAACGTGCCTCTCTTTGCCGGGTTCATGTATAGCGCGGTGGGCAGTTACATCGCTCGAGTCTGGCGGATTTTCGACTTCCGTTACTCCAGCTATCCGCCGATGTGGAGCACCGTCGTGCTCGTGACGCTGATCTACGTCAACTTTTTTTCACATCATTTTGTGACGGACATTCGCTGGCTGTTGATTTTCGCCAGCCTGTTGATGTTTGGCAAAGTCCAGATCTATTTCAAAATGAATCGCGTGCATCGCAAGATGCCACTGGTTGTGGGCTGGTTGCTGGTCGCGTTGTTTATCTGGTTTGCAGAAAACCTGGCCACGTATGCCAACGTCTGGATCTATCCCGATCAGACAGATCACTGGCAAATGGTAAAGCCTTCCAAACTCGTTGCCTGGTATCTGTTGATGATGTTGAGTTTCGTGCTGGTTTCTTTAGTCAACAGGCCTATGATCTATAATGAGCCGACACCCCACTATGAAAAATAAAACAGGCAGGTGAGTCGAGAGCAAAGGGCAACCCTATTCAAGTGTACCATTCTCTATTCAAAACTGCTGAAATCAATTGACTTAGTGTCGCTCTGAGACTGAGAGAAAAAGCATATAATTATCTTAATTTGACGTGTTTCTGGTGTACTGTTGAGAAAATTCCGTCTTCATGGCAATCATCGCGGAATCCTGCTTGCATCCCGTGAAAAAACTGTTTCTACTATTTAAGTAGTGTATATTGCGAAAATTCCTGCCTTACCTGAAAATCGGGATTAACTCCCTTTTCACCTTGGGTTTAGTGAAAGCGAAGCCCACAACAAAATGACCATGCCTGACGATCTTGTCTTTATGATGGGGAATTTTGAGGCCCGAATTCCTCAAGACCGTGTTTATAGTAAATCACACCTGTGGTTGATGCCGGTGGCTGACCGTTGGCGCGTGGGTTTTACTGCCTACTCCGTACGTTTATTACAGGATGTCTATTTTCTGGATTGGTTTGTTGATCCATTTACCCATGTTCAGGAAAAACAGAAGATCGGCGAAATTGAGAGCTCCAAAGCATTGTCCGATCTCTATACCCCGGCTGCGGGACAGATTCTGGAATTCAATGAGGAACTGTTAAACGATCCTTCTGCGATCAATCAGGCGGATAATTACGAAAAAGGCTGGTTATTTGAAATGGAGAACGAGGCGCAGTGGTTGACGCCAACTGAGTATCTGCAAGTATTAGAGGATGGCTGGGAACAGACTCAGCGAATGATTAAAGGGCAACTCAACTAAGAAACGACAAAACGCTTCTCTGGTTTCGTTTAGCGTTAAAAAGGTGTTCGGCATGGCGGATAAAAAATTGACAGTGGTGATCTCGCAGGCACAGGGTAAAAATCCTGCCAAGCGTGAGCTGGAAGAATCACTGGCAGCGGCACTTCTGATGGAACCGGATGTGGAAGTCTCGCTGGTACCTCACCTTTATGATCTCTCGGCAGACCACACCGGCACCATGTTCCTGCAGGCCATTCGCGGCGACCTGGTGGTACTGTCCTGGCTGTACCCCCGCGCGAGTCACTGGGTCCTCGACCGGCAGAACATTCGCGGTCAGGAAGGACTGGTTGAACTCAAAGAAGAAATCGACGAAGAGGAACAGGAAGCTGAGGAAAGCAACTCGGTTCCCTATGACAACCCCGAACGAAATAAGACCATTCCGAATCGAAAAATATATTCGATCGATTTGCGCGTCAGCTCCAATCCCGATGATTACCTGACCGAAATCAAACGTATCGCCAAAGATACGCAGGTGCAAACAGTCCAACTGGGCAATATGATTCAGGAAAGCCCGAAGCCGGCACAAATTGAAAAGTATTTGAAGCCGCTGGATATTATCAACGCACAGAAAAACAACAGCGCAGCCAATGACGCCAGCCAGATGGAACCAACCAAACGCCGCTGGTATCCGGTCATTGACTACGGCCTGTGTACCAATTGCATGGAGTGCATCGACTTCTGTCTGTTCGGCGTGTACGGCGTCGATCAGGGAGGACAGATTCTGGTTGAAGAACAGGACAGCTGCAAAAAAGGATGTCCCGCCTGCAGTCGGGTCTGTCCTGAAAATGCGATTATCTTTCCCGGTCATAAAACGCCGGGCATTGCCGGCGCCGATGGTGAAGTGGCCGGCTTGAAAATTGATCTCTCCAAACTGTTCGGTGCCCCCGATGCACTGGAAATGGCGGCACGGGAACGAGACGCCGAGCTCGTCGCCGATGGACGGGATGCCTTAGGTGTCGGCGTGGGAGTTCCCAATCGTTCAAAAGTATCGCAATCGACGAGTGATGAGCTGGACGATCTGATCGACAGCCTGGATGCCATGGATTTATAAGACATTCGAATTATTGACCTGCCACGTTTACAAATAAGATTTCCGAATGAGTGAAACAGTCTCCTGCCAGAGAGTTCGAGAAGGTTACCAGCGGGCACGTGAGGAATTACTTTCCGCACGGACAGCCGCCGGTTACTGGGAAGGAGAACTTTCCACCTCGGCTCTCTCCACTGCAACCGCGGTGATGGCGCTGGAGATGATTCGCCGTCATCGACCGGATAACGATCATTCACTCGATTCCTATATCAAACAGGGAATCAAATGGCTCGCCACGCATCAGAACGAAGATGGCGGCTGGGGTGATACAGTCAAAAGCTTCAGCAACATTTCCACCAGCATGCTCTGCCACGCCGTGTTTCATGCCACGGAAAACTCGATCAATTATGCTTCCGTCATTGTGAATGCCCGGCAGTATATTGACCGCATTGGTGGCGTCAAAGCAGTCATCGCCCGTTATGGAAAAGATAAAACGTTCTCCGTGCCGATCCTCACGCATTGTGCCCTGGCCGGACTCGTCGACTGGAACACGATTCCCGCCCTGCCCTTCGAACTCTCCTGCCTGCCCGCCCGGTTTTATAAAACGGTGCGGCTGCCGGTCGTCAGTTATGCACTGCCCGCGTTGATCGCCATCGGTCAGGTACGGCACCATTTCTGCAAACCGAAAAATCCAATCGCACGCGTCATTCGCAATCTGTCGATTCAGAAGAGTCTCAAGAAACTGATTTCGATCCAGCCCACGAACGGCGGATTCCTCGAAGCGGCACCGCTGACCAGTTTCGTCACCATGAGCCTCGCCGGCATGGGGCTCGTCGATCATCCGGTTGTGAAAAAGGGGCTGCAGTTTCTACTCGACTCGGCCCGTCCCGACGGCAGTTGGCCCATCGATACGAACTTAGCGACATGGACGACGACACTCTCCGTCAACGCCATCGAGGGAACCCTGTCCGAATTTGATAAAACGCCGATCCGCGACTGGTTACTCAATCAACAATACAAAGAGTTGCACCCCTACACGTCGGCAGAACCGGGAGGCTGGGCCTGGACCGATCTGCCCGGCGGCGTTCCCGACGCCGATGATACACCCGGCGCGATCCTGGCGTTGTTAAATCTACGCTCGGAAGAATCCGGCACTGAACTCTCAACCGAAGTACGAACTGCCCTGCGCAATGGCGTGAAGTGGTTACTCGATCTGCAAAACAGCAACGGCGGCTGGCCCACGTTCTGTCGCGGCTGGGGCACGCTCCCCTTCGACCAAAGTGCCGCCGACATTTCGGCGCATGCAATTCGTGCCATCCAGTCCTGGCTCGAAACGGACTCAATCCCGGAAGAAGACGCACTACGAACACGAGCCGCGCGCGCCATCACCCATTCATTCCGTTATCTCGCTTCCGTACAGCGGGCCGATGGTTCGTGGCTGCCGCTCTGGTTTGGTAATCAGCACATTCATGACGACGAAAATCCCGTGTATGGCACGGCTCGCGTGTTAGCCGCGTATACGATGGTCGACCGGCGGAATTCCTCACAAGCGTTACAGGCAATTGATTTTCTGAAATCGGTACAGAATACCGATGGCGGCTGGGGAGGCGACGCGGGAGCGCCGTCCAGTGTCGAAGAAACGGCTCTGGCCGTTGATACCTTGCTATTGATCGGCGTTGAACGGGACAGTTCTACGATTGTTCAGGGGCTGAACTGGCTGCTGGAACGGGTGGAAAACGGCACGTTTACCGAATCCACGCCGATCGGCTTCTACTTTGCCAAACTGTGGTATTTCGAACAACTTTATCCAATTATCTTTACTGTTTCGGCCCTGTATCGGGCGGAAACGGATTTGAAAAAATGTGCGGATGACAATTTAAGATTGTCGCTTGAGGAAGAGGATTACCGTATAATGAACGCTCAGGAATAATAGAGCCCCCCAGCGTTCCCAAACCAAACTTGCATTCATTGAATCATCGCTCGAATGAGTTTTTTACTATAAGAGGAGTCATCCGTGTCCATTGCGCCTTTCGATCAGGAAAGCTCTGAAGATCAAACTGCCACAGGCTCAACAAAGCCGGCAGCAGACTCTTCGGCAGAAAAGAAACCGGTCAAAAGAAAACGTCAGAGCACCAGTCACCTCAAAGCGGTTCCGGAAACGCTTGCGCTGCGCGAAGAGATGAAAGCCGAAGCGGAAAAGTTTGTGGAGTTCCTGGACTGTTCAAATCCATTTAATAAAACCACATTGGAAAAATGGTCACGCGAACTGCTCGACCAGATGAATCAGCCGGAAAAATTCCTGGGCTTCATGATGGTGCTGATCGGCAACTTTTTCTGGAAGCGACAGTTCCTGGCGATCCCCTTTGAACGACGTTTGTTACTCCTGCCGCACTGCCTGAAACATGCCGAGGGTTGTCCCGCAGAATACGACGAGTTCGGTCTGGACTGTGAAAAGTGTGGCGCCTGCTCGATTGCCGACTATAAAGTCAGAGCCGAAAAGCTGGGCTACAAAGTTCTCGTGGCCGAAGGTTCGCCGGTCGTGCTCAAAATTATCGTCGGCGGTTACGTCGATGGAATTCTGGGAGTGGCCTGCCTGAACGTCCTGGAAAAATCGATTGATAAAGTCCTGATTGCCGGCGTGCCCTCCTACGCGGTGCCCCTGCATTCCGGTGACTGTAAAAATACAAAAATGGATGAGCCCTGGATCTGGGAAGTACTCGAAGAGTACCGTCCGCTGGAAGAGCCGCTGACCCGCAGTTATCTGCCCACCATGCGTGCCGCCAATTCCCTGTTCGAAAACAACTTCGACGAGATCCTGCCC
This window of the Gimesia fumaroli genome carries:
- a CDS encoding sulfatase-like hydrolase/transferase, whose amino-acid sequence is MRTVFQAFLAVLCLMSHFQSEAAAEDVKKATHPNIVFLLSDDQRPDTIGALGNKIIKTPNLDQLVKQGTSFTRAVCANPICTPSRAEIMTGVSGFHNGSMDFGKPIKKELTTWSQAMHNASYNSWYVGKWHNDGKPVMRGYDETLGLFTGGGGRWAVPSYDGNGLLVTGYRGWIFQDDDQNMFPQKGVGLSSNISEHFADAAIEFIERKHEKPYFLHVCFTAPHDPLLMPIGYEQYYDPKKMPVPVNFQPEHPFEHGNKYGRDEKLLPWPRTKQIVQNDLSLYYSIVSHLDAQVGRIVDALKKSGQWDNTILIYSSDHGLAMGSHGLRGKQNMYEHTVGVPLIMVGPGIPADKRSSAQCYLRDLYPTSCDLAGVPIPKTVEAKSLKPVLTGDKEAIYDEVYCYFRNFQRMIRTDRWKLIVYPHLNRVQLFDLKQDPLEQHDLSQDPQHQQIRDSLHRKLNDWRKQQNDVSLASAKKS
- a CDS encoding DUF817 domain-containing protein, translated to MFGIKQASACIFGGFLLAMMILTRFWYPFDFLYRYDFLFLAAVAFQIFLLCFRLESPREAVVILIFHFVATVMELFKTSDGIRSWQYPEPFVIGIGNVPLFAGFMYSAVGSYIARVWRIFDFRYSSYPPMWSTVVLVTLIYVNFFSHHFVTDIRWLLIFASLLMFGKVQIYFKMNRVHRKMPLVVGWLLVALFIWFAENLATYANVWIYPDQTDHWQMVKPSKLVAWYLLMMLSFVLVSLVNRPMIYNEPTPHYEK
- a CDS encoding glycine cleavage system protein H, whose protein sequence is MPDDLVFMMGNFEARIPQDRVYSKSHLWLMPVADRWRVGFTAYSVRLLQDVYFLDWFVDPFTHVQEKQKIGEIESSKALSDLYTPAAGQILEFNEELLNDPSAINQADNYEKGWLFEMENEAQWLTPTEYLQVLEDGWEQTQRMIKGQLN
- a CDS encoding ATP-binding protein, with protein sequence MADKKLTVVISQAQGKNPAKRELEESLAAALLMEPDVEVSLVPHLYDLSADHTGTMFLQAIRGDLVVLSWLYPRASHWVLDRQNIRGQEGLVELKEEIDEEEQEAEESNSVPYDNPERNKTIPNRKIYSIDLRVSSNPDDYLTEIKRIAKDTQVQTVQLGNMIQESPKPAQIEKYLKPLDIINAQKNNSAANDASQMEPTKRRWYPVIDYGLCTNCMECIDFCLFGVYGVDQGGQILVEEQDSCKKGCPACSRVCPENAIIFPGHKTPGIAGADGEVAGLKIDLSKLFGAPDALEMAARERDAELVADGRDALGVGVGVPNRSKVSQSTSDELDDLIDSLDAMDL
- a CDS encoding prenyltransferase/squalene oxidase repeat-containing protein encodes the protein MSETVSCQRVREGYQRAREELLSARTAAGYWEGELSTSALSTATAVMALEMIRRHRPDNDHSLDSYIKQGIKWLATHQNEDGGWGDTVKSFSNISTSMLCHAVFHATENSINYASVIVNARQYIDRIGGVKAVIARYGKDKTFSVPILTHCALAGLVDWNTIPALPFELSCLPARFYKTVRLPVVSYALPALIAIGQVRHHFCKPKNPIARVIRNLSIQKSLKKLISIQPTNGGFLEAAPLTSFVTMSLAGMGLVDHPVVKKGLQFLLDSARPDGSWPIDTNLATWTTTLSVNAIEGTLSEFDKTPIRDWLLNQQYKELHPYTSAEPGGWAWTDLPGGVPDADDTPGAILALLNLRSEESGTELSTEVRTALRNGVKWLLDLQNSNGGWPTFCRGWGTLPFDQSAADISAHAIRAIQSWLETDSIPEEDALRTRAARAITHSFRYLASVQRADGSWLPLWFGNQHIHDDENPVYGTARVLAAYTMVDRRNSSQALQAIDFLKSVQNTDGGWGGDAGAPSSVEETALAVDTLLLIGVERDSSTIVQGLNWLLERVENGTFTESTPIGFYFAKLWYFEQLYPIIFTVSALYRAETDLKKCADDNLRLSLEEEDYRIMNAQE